AAGttgttttaattctttctcaaaaaacataaacGACAGTCTAACTCTAAAATAATCGGGATTTTTGTGACACCAATGgtataaaaatgattaattaaaaatttttgcgGATAACACAAGACTTTGTACTTTGTATTACTGGAAAATTTAGCTAATTAAAAAGGAGAACACATAAGCAATGTATTCTGGAGgtcaaaatcaattgattttaacCTCCAAATATCAGCTTGATGTACCTTTTTTGCCATGACGATAATACATACAGgactttataaaaatcagCTTGGATTAAATGACAACCTACTTATCTAGAAatagaatttaaaataaacattcAGTACCCCCAAAtcctttttataaattaagACTAACTATCACTATCAGATTCCAAGTTTATACTTGGCAAAGAGATATTGTCTTCCTCCTCATCATCTTCTCCGTTTCCTTCCACATTAATAGAAGTCGTTTTCTCATCTACGACATCCgttgttttttcaaaagtttcgACGACTGAAGAAGTTGTGtttccattttcatcaccatttatgttttcaatttggcTTGAAACTACACTAGTAGGTCGGTCAACAAAGTCAACGTCTATAGCAGTAAATTTGGTTTCAGTGTCCTGAGAATTGTTTAATGCAACATTTGTAGTCTCCTCAACCTCAACATCTCCATGCAACAGTGAAACAGTTGTTTCCTTGTTTTCCGAAACAATGTTAATGTGATCAGTCCCGTGATTAATAGTTGAAGGTTGAGAAGAGTTGATTTCACTACCTTCTTCATTTCTGTCACCCTCATTAGAAAGAACATTAGACATAGTCAGCTCTGATTCGCTTCTTTTGTTCTCGGAGGTAGCTGTAGAATTATTCTGTAAGCCTGTATCTGTAGATGCAAAAGACTCTTTGATCCCTTCAATTTCAGTGGAATCTGTAATCGACTCTGTTTCAAAGGGAGGATTTGATGGAGCCAAAATACTACTTTCTTTATACTCTGATTGAGAATCCACCTGGGGTGGAGAAATATGCGATTGGTTTTCAAGAGAAACAGGCTCAAATCTTGACTCAAAcgtattttcaaattcgcTTGGTGAAAGATGTTTTTGCAAAGGTGGGAACCTAGGATGAATCAGCGATTCTATTGTTTGCATCGATGACCTTGCGTGTGAAGCGACCAGAGGATCTGGATGTACAAGCCCTAATGGACCAGAAATTATACGTATTGCATGAGGTACTATCACTGCTTGTGAATCTCCCGGTGATAAAATTGACGCAAGGAGTAAATTATGCATAGATATCAAAACTGTTGAGGTAGGGTTAGACAAAGATATCTGCAAGGTGCAAAGATCTATTTTGGTCCGTAATAAACGTGGTAATGCTATTGAATGAGTCAAAATGGATgctaaaaaagaaaaacaacaatCCATGACATCTGAATCATAAAGCTGATGAGACTCTTCCGAACTCATAAGTGTATCTCCTGCTTGACTTTCAGAAAGTGTTTTTCgctttttttgagaatGCCCACGATTTTTAGAGAACTCTATGGATTTGGATGCTAAACCTTTAGAGGAATTAGCAAGATATTCTAATACCAGCGTTACAATATTTTCGTATTTTGAAAGAGGGACATTCATATGTGTCACATCCAAAAACTTTGAAAGTAACTTTAAAGAAGAGCATAAAACCCCAGTATGTGTTGACTCAGAAAGTAAACAATCATTTAATGAATCCAGGTAAGAATCAAATGAAAGAATGATAGCTGGAGGAATTACCACAAAAAGCTTTAAGGTTAACTCATTAACTAGCGTATGCAAATGAGGAAGGACCATGAATAGCAAAGCTTGAACTGAACTTTCTACGCTTTTAACAGGCAATGAAAGTTGTACAGTATAAACACGTTGAATTAAATCCTTCAAAGCATTTATGGGAAGCAAAACGATTTTATCCGTCTTTgtacttaaaaaagaaattaaaatcaaGTTTAGAGTTCTGCATCTGTGTAAAGCTTTCTGATAAGTTTCTTCGTAGTGGCCTTTGAGTTTTGGAAACATCAAATTCTCTTCACGAGTTGGGTATGTTTGCGGTTCTATaacaaattgaaacaaaaaatccaaagtAAGATGATATTCCTTTAGGATTGAAATAATACTTTGCTTCCAATagtcttcaaaatttcctttcCCCACACATCGATACAACGAAGCATAAAGAACAGCTGCTTTCTTCTGTAATGAAGAAGGGACTACTTCTTCCCcatctaaaattttaatgcAAATATTCCTTATTGAGGAAACAAATGGACGAAAGGTAGGTGAATGCGAGATGATCCCTTGATACAAACAAGAACAAACAGTACAAAGACACTTCCCAGATTCGGCGATTCGTAAGCAATTATTCACAAATGTGGGTAAATTAGGAGTCACCAATTCTCTTGTAACTGCTGGTCTTCCTACAGTAGAGCTAAACATTTTTGATACGGTTATCATGGCAATCTCCAATGTTTTAGGAGTTTCTGGTCGGTTTAacaaagcaattaaaagttttgccCAAGTAGCTCCATGCTCTACTAAGCAATCCCAACTTTGAGAAATAGTGCAGTGAATGAGAATAATAGCTGACCAGCGAATACGAAAGTCTTTTGATTGTaacatttttgttaaacTCGTGCACCAATTCTTGCGAACGGAAAGAGCATTTTCACTCGTTCCTAATCTTTCGATACATTTTTGATGTACCAGTATGTCCGCTATTTGAGGCACCTGAAATGGTAAGTCTTCTTCATTCGCAAAAGTTATTGCCAACCAAGATTTCACAAGAGGAAGAGAGCCACGTTCTAATAAATCACTCATCTAAGATTTCTTTATTCAACGGagtaacaaaaaaacaatatttccGTTTtcttaaagaaattacttGCTAAATCTCGAGCTTGTGGTGTAGGTTCTGAACTACTCGTGCGTTAAGGAAAGTCTTGCTAGGGAGAAAAggttaaaaatttttgagaaGTAAAATCCTTTTAAACTTGAGAATGTTTAACTCAATATTAGTATTTTATAATGACCAAGGAATGTAAATTACCTCAAAGCTTAAgtctacaaaaaaattcagatAGCAAAGTGATTTTATGAACTTCTTGAAATGTGCTGTAaagaattcattttttattgaacgaataattataaagaaACAAGACTTAATCGTAGATGTATTTAAGTTATATTTAGCTAAGTTGGGAGAACGTAAATGATAGAACCTAGAAAAGTAAAGCATTTGAAGAGTAAAAACATATCAGAAGATAGCACCATTAAACTAAGCTCTAATGTTGAACTTCTATTAAATGTATctatgtataaaaaaaaagagagacTATTGGTATATTGAATAATGGGCCTTGAAGATACTAGAGCGAATTCCTAAGaaatatttcttcttaACTGTTTCTCTCAACTGCACACTTAAATACAGGGAAAGTATCGCTTTTCTTATCAGTTAAAGCTTCTTTTGACGGACCGAAGCCCAAAATTGCTCACGCTCCTGTAACACATCATTGAGCCAACCTTTAACAAGAGGATGTTGAATTAATTTACCGGCCCAAGTGAACTGTGACAAATCTTTCTCACCATTAAATTTCCTTTCGTACTCAAACATTTGAGCAatcatttcaaatttatcaatGTCCTTGACAAACTTAGCTTCGGGAGTGGAAGCAGACTCATACTCTAAAAATAGCTCTTTAATCTCCTCAGCTTGTAAGGAAAGGTTTAAGGGGATCAGTTGCTGGGTGATAGAAACCATCGCTTCCGACTCCATACGATGCTTTTCCTCTTTCGAAACATTCTCGTGAGGTGTTATATCACCAACAATTGACTCAGCCATATCATGCACTACGGCAATCTTTAGACAACGTTCCTTGTTGATGCTTGGGTCATTACATAACATAGTCAAAATCCCCATTCTATACATATGGTCGGCAATGGATTCCGGCTTTTCGATGCCATGATATAGCCAGCCAGTACGTGGAGTAGTCTTAAGCCTTGACAAACAATCTAAGAATGGAACAATAGATAAAGATTTGGCTGCATTCATTTTGAAAGGGgagttaaatttttttctgaaaaaaacaaaacagaGTATAAAACGGATAAATccaaattaaatattataaaaacacaaaaataaaaagaaatccaaaaagtttttaacaGCAGATTTATACAAATCAGCCACTTAGGCCAACGCAGGTGGTATTTGCTCAGGGTAAGTGAAGAAAGCAAAGaaggaaattattttcGATTTAGAAATcatagaaaaaagaaatcattatGTGGGGAATTTCGtgttattttaatttaatgatcaaaaaaaatgatgaactATGCATGGCCTAAATAGTCTCTCAGAAAAACGATAATTTAGGGTTGATAGTCATATACCAGCGACGTCGTCTAAATgtttaaagaataaaaaaaattaataaaattagtGCTTTGGGGGGTGACCACGAACTGCTTCACGTAAGCAATCGTCTTGAAAAGTCAGTTTCTCGATAACAACTATTCCAGCTTTCTTGAGTAAATCCACACCTTCACATTTTACGAATATATCAGGCTCCAGAGATCCCAAAACTACCGTAGAAAACTTTTGCTTAACAATAAGATCTGTACAAGacactttttttgataacCGCTTGCTGCAAGGTTCCATTGTACTGTACATTATAGCGCCCTCTAAAGAATCAGTAGGATTTTTAAgcataaatttttctatagCACATTCCTCTGCATGTGTGTTTCCTGGTCGTTCACGAGAATAGCCCGTTGACACGATTTTTCCATTCTGTACAATAACAGCGCCAACGCAAAATGCTGAATCAGTAGGCTCACATTTCTTTGCTTCGTTGAGGGCCTTTAGCATATATTCTTCATGGTTGTAAGGTTTCATTATAAATAAGGACATATTCGCAGGTGGAAGATTTGTTGAGGAAGCTACCGAAGTTTTGTTTATCTCCTCCATCTTAATAAGATCAACCTCAAAGTAAGGTCGTACtctttctaaaaaatcaacaaggGTTTCCTGATCACGTAGTTCTTGAGCAAACAAACATTGCATCCCAGGATATCTTTCTGCTAAAGATGCTAAACAGGAAACTAGATGGGCATTAAGATGAGGATTATAAATGCaatcaaagaaaagcaCATAATCCAAAAAGTCAAATGTCCAGTCCTTTGGATAGGGTGTAGATTTCCAATCCAACTCATGGACTTCAACATCAGAAGCGTTGTTTTGATCTAAATTCTCTCGTATCTTTTTCAGGTACAATTGTTTATCTGAAGCGACATAGTTTCCCACAAAAGGACTTAAAAGAATACCAGCTAATCCGCTAATCCCAGAACCCAACTCGAGAATTGAAGTTTTAGGCGTTAAACTATTCATAAACCAAGATTGTTGCAATAACCAAGGAACAACTTTTACTGACGTTTTCCACAAGACAGAACCAGTAGAACCTCGGCTTTGGTGTAATGATTGAAGACTTTGTTTTACCTTGATGGGCTTGTTGCCTATTGTTAAAGCAATTTGTTCTTGCTTCGAATCAAGCATTCCTAAATCTGCATCCTTTTGTTTCGACAATGCAAATAAAATCTGAGTCTCTTCTTCCACATTATCGACAGAacttaaatatttttctggAATTTGCATGCTGTTATATACAATTCTTATTAGAAGAAACTATAAAATTAGATGAGATGGGTAAAATTTGGAGGAGAGATTGACACGATACTAAAGATGTTACGAAAAATCGAATGATTATGAATTGCAAGACTGGAGCTTTTATAAAGCAATTCACTAACAGAtactaaaattttcaaatattaaGAATCAATTTGCAGGGTGAGAATGCAAAACTTGTTTCACTGCGTTAATGTTTGTAATAATCAAGGCATGCTAGGCATGTAACACTTTGCACACTACCCACCATTTAACTGGTATAGCGAAACCTAGATATTTTATCAACTATGAGCCTTGCAAATAGGTTGTCTCATTTAAATATAACCGGAGGCAATGATTTTAAAGCTTCAATCGGCCCTTCTGTTGGAAGACAGAACGAAGCTACAAGTATGTGAAGTTTAGCCTTATTGTCTTAAAGTAAAGAGCATTAacatttatatttataagaCCCCTGGTCTTCTACATCACATTCATTAGAGAACTCAGCTGCTACGGTTGTTAATGAATTGCAGACCACGAAAGAGCAGAAAACTCCTGAACAATCCACTACTGCAAATCCGCTCTTCCCCGGAAATGATTTTTCTGATTTCAATAATCACAAAAGTAAGCTATTAGGAGTTATTACTGGAAAATCTACTCCTAGTTCTCAGGCTGAAAAATCTGATACCACAAACTCAAAAACTGGATCCACAGAAGAGTTGACTGAGACGCCAGCTGatgaaaatgcaaaacaGTACATGTTGGAATCCCTGTTACCCATAATTCGTATGGAGGATAGTGAAATGTCGACGTTGCAGTTAGGATGTGATTTGGCTGCCTTGGGTTTCGACTTGGCTCCTGTAGAGTATGTTTTTCTAAGGCGTTGTTGAAACTTGAATTTCTAATTTGATTGTGGTTACTAACCTTTTTTAGGGAGGACCGGCTTATTTCGACAAATCTCTTTTCACCATGGGCTGAACtcaatacaaaaaaacCAGTCTCCCAGCCCATGTTCAAATTACCTGCATGTTACAAAAACGTTAATCCACCTCCAGccatttctaaaatttttcaattttctgATGaaactttattttatatattttacaCAATGCCTCGAGACGTTATGCAAGAAGCTGCTGCTCAAGAATTGTATGTGTTTTCCaactttactttttaattgttttttatattccaTCTAACGTAAACAGAACAAACAGAAATTGGCGATTTCACAAGGAACTTCGTGTTTGGTTAACACCGGTCCCTGGAATGAAACCGTTGCAACGCACTCCTCAGTTTGAGCGTGGTTATTACATGTTCTTTGATCCGATTCATTGGAAAAGGATTAAAAAGgactttttattaatgtaTGCTGCGCTCGAAGATCGTGCTCAGAGTGCTGTGCACAGTTAGTCACACGAGTTTTTGTATGGGCATACCCCTAGTATCAAGGAGTGCGTGTTGTTGATTAATTTgtatctttttctttggcaaaaaaataggaaATTTATGGGTTTGGTAATCTTGATGAACGATGAACTTTTAAGTGTCTGTTTCACAAATTGGTACATAAGAATAGATACTGTGGTCAATAGGAAACATAAAATGATgcatatttaattttgatataatttgatttaaatgTCTTAAAAATAGTTTAAAACTTAAATTGATCTTATGATGAGCATAAATGAGATGGGACATGAAGTAGTGATCCTATCTAGACCGATGTAAAATtctattataaaaaaagctaaattACTAGATGCAAAGAGAATAACCCAAGCAGAATGTAGCATCAGTTGGTACAAAATGATGAACGGTTCATGAAGCTTCGTAAAAGTGCCAACTGGTATAAGTGACCAAAACtagattttttgttctATCTATGAAGAGGATTCATCCTTTTTTGGATTCTGATCTTCATCAGGATGCAGACGACGAAAGGCACGCTTAAAAAACCCGCCGACCGAACCGTCttgtttgttttcttctCCTGTAGTTGGCTCGGTAGATATTCCTGTAGAGTGTTTGGAAGAAGTAGAAGATGTCGACGTAGAAGAGTTTGTTCCTGAAGGGCTACTTTGTGTCCGTCGAGCTGTGCTATCATTTAATGCGTCTGCTAGTTGTTCAAGGAGACTTCTTTCATGCGGAGATAGAATTTTCGGAATAGTGACTTCAAAATTAACATAAAAGTTTCCGTAGCGAGATGTGTTAACCTTGCGAATACCTTTTCCGGCCATAGTGATTCGGTCTCCAGTCGAAGTGCCTGGAGAAACCCGAAGATCCACGTTTCCTGTAAGTGTAGGAACCCGAAGAGTGCCACCTAGCGCAGCAGTAGTCATGGgaatttttgcattataAGTAACATTGGTACCCTCTCTAACAAAGAACGGATGCTTGCGAACATGAATAGTTGCAAACAAATCGCCGGGCCTTGATTTCGCATTTGGGCCTCCCTTAGCAGTAGACGCATCATTTCCTGCACCCATTACACGAAGAACTGTATTGTCGTCAATTCCTGGAGGAATGTCAATTGAGACAGTTTTTCGCTCTCGAACTGTACCAGATCCCATACAAGAGCGACAAGCAGAGTTGGGAGGAATGGTTGTTCCAGTTCCACCACAAGAGTCACAGGTAGTTTGCATGTGAAAAGATGGGGGAATGAAATGAAGACGTTGACCAGTACCTTTACAAGCAAAGCAAGTGCTCTTATGAGAACCGGGTTGCAAGCCAGATCCATGACATGATGAGCAAGTAGAAGAGACTGAATAGGATAAGTCTTTTTTTGCACCCCTCACTGCTTCCATGAAATCGATAGTAATACTTGCCTCAATGTCTTCACCAACAAATACATCAAAAGAGGTATTACGACGAGCTTGGGGGCCTCGAGAGGAAAATCCAAATAAGTCTTCGAAATTAAAACCTGGAAAAccagaagaaaaagaagaagcgCCAGCAAATCCGTTCTGGAATCCTTCAAAATCACCGCCAGTAAACTCTCCATTCTTAAATGCGCCTGCACCATATGTATCGaaagcttttttcttcttcggATCCTGCAACACCTCATAAGCCTGTTTgatttcaacaaatttatcTTGAGCAGCTTTGTCAGGGTTCGCATCAGGATGGTATTGCTTTGCCAGTTTATAGTATGCTGATTTTATCTCAGAAGCAGAAGCGCTTTTTGATACTCCCAACGTTTTATAGGGATCAGTCATTTCCCAAACTGCTCTAGTGGCATGGAAGCATCGTGCATGAtatgaaaagtttttcaaggCAGCACATCGAGAAAACTCTCGTTTTGCATTTCGTTGAATTGCTACATTTCGAAATTTGGTGCAAGAAGAGCTTATGACGAAATTCCGCCTGGAAGAATGGGCAATTGACTTTGAAAAGAGCTGCTGAGCAGAAgaatttgtaaaagaaTGCAATCCACAAACTCGGGATTGTAAATACTTGCTGAACATTTTGATGCTAAAAGAAAGTGACTCAACGATTCCGGAGCACTGAATAAATTAAAGCgcgaattttttttaaaagaaattttaaaataagaagTAATGTAAATATCGAGGTAGAGAGATGAAATGCGAATGTCTACCTgaattacttaaaaaaagataaaaaggcacaaaaaatgaacaaaGTCGCGAGTAATAAGtggaaataaaaagaataacaAATAATATGCTATTATTAAGTACCTTGCCAATGCAATagtaaaaggaaaaaaaaaacaaataaggGAAACCGAAACTTATGAAAGTTTCTAGAAGTTAGTAGAATACCACTTGAGCAGTGCAATACtctcttaaaaaaaaatgtctaattaaacaatttaataatttaaatgtCCAATATAAACTATTTGATGAGTGTGGTAGCGTGATGGAACTGTACCGTCGGCTAGAGTATAACACATAGTCTACTGGCAGCTCGAAAATCGATTGACCATTGCTATACACTACAACTTGGCTGAAATATTAGGTCAGCGATAAAATTAATCCGTTTAAGGAGTTAAATAGTGTAAAAAACTTAACTAATATTCCTTAATTATCGTAATTGATCAATATTAATATCGTTTTGTGAATTATTTGTTAATACATCCAAAGTTATGCAACCAGAGCAATTAGCAGGGTGTGCTGTCGTTTTAACAGTTACAGTGCTTACTTTAAGATGGATGTTTCGTGTTGATAAAGGTGGTGAAGTTTCAGAATCGAGAACTTCGTCTTCGGGTGTCGATAATGAACCACCTGTGAACAGCGAGCATGTTCACCTCGTCAAAACCGTTTTTCCACATTTAGAATCATCAGCTATTGCCTATGACCtccaaaaaacaaaaaatgtcgATGCAACCATCGAGAATGCATTGCGAGGTCAACCTCTACCGCTGCCGCCCCGTAATTCCTCCTTGTACGCTCGCTTTCCACTGTCGGCTGGAGCAGGCGCTTCCTCTCATTCAGAAGAAACAACTCCTTCGCACGAAGTGACATCCAACGTGTCTTCTGGGTCAAGCGCTTCTTCGTTGGCAAGCAACGAGCACAGGAGCCTCATTGAAACTTATAACTTGTCGTCCAGGATTTCTTCGTCTGACAATTCATCCTCGTCCACCGGCAATGAAGAGGTTCGTAATCGTTCAAAGCTTCcatcttccaaaaaagagCGTGAAGAGTTGTTTCGCAAGCGAAAGGAAGAGATGATTTTGGCTGCCCGTAAACGGATGGAAGGAAAGATTAAAGGAGAAAAACAAGACaagaattaaatataaaaccaattttaatgatcttttttattgaagtCTCTTCATGTTCACCCGAGGCCCCCTGTTTGATTGTTTGCTCCGCTATTGCTTTATTGAATTGCGTTACTAAACTGCTTAGTTCATAGCTTTTGGGTCTTTGCAATATGTTGCTCGTATTTTTTTgccttttatttttcatactCTCTCTACGATGTGTTCAACTTATGCAAGGTCAGTGACTTTTTGGGTTTCTCCTTCGCAAAATACTGGCAAAGGGCATTGCAAGGAATGgaaacagaaaaataacgcaatgctttatttttttggccATCAAAAATAAGTTTTAGCAGAAAGTAATATATCGATTGTCTGTTCatttttgtcaaatttCTGTAGCtagtttttataaatatcaAACATTACCAAATTTAACATGTTTACTAAATATGCATGCTAATATTTTCAGCTAGGCATGTCTTTTGTGgtaaataaacataaaacCTTGACGATGATCTCTCGCTTTCTACTGATTCAACAAGTTATGCTAAAGACAGGtaaatcaatattatcttCCTTCTAGTcgcttttgtttactttctGTAAAATAGTGAAGGTTTGCGTGTTTGTTGAACTTTAATACCgtaatatcattttttgcGGTGATTTTATATACTGTTTCGTCAGTTGAAATCGCTAAACGTCACTAAGATTTACCATGCTGTTCGGAAATCCCATGGCTCCATTCCATTTTGCCATCCACACCATATTTGTGAACATTTGtgtttaattgttttttctgACTTGACCTTTCTTGTGTAAAGGTTTTTCAGAAACCTAATCATTCTCATATATTTAACTAAAAACTGACAGTACGGCTTCGTCTGTCTTTGCAGCAATCAGGACGTAACTTGGTGTAAGGAGTCATCATTGTTACAGCTCCAGGCCAATTCAAGGTATTTAGATATTTGTATCAAATCAGttacttgtttttttgtgaTCTAGCTAAGATCAAAGGCGC
Above is a genomic segment from Schizosaccharomyces pombe strain 972h- genome assembly, chromosome: III containing:
- the cue1 gene encoding CUE domain-containing Cue1/4 family protein — encoded protein: MQPEQLAGCAVVLTVTVLTLRWMFRVDKGGEVSESRTSSSGVDNEPPVNSEHVHLVKTVFPHLESSAIAYDLQKTKNVDATIENALRGQPLPLPPRNSSLYARFPLSAGAGASSHSEETTPSHEVTSNVSSGSSASSLASNEHRSLIETYNLSSRISSSDNSSSSTGNEEVRNRSKLPSSKKEREELFRKRKEEMILAARKRMEGKIKGEKQDKN
- the mdj1 gene encoding DNAJ domain-containing protein Mdj1 — encoded protein: MFSKYLQSRVCGLHSFTNSSAQQLFSKSIAHSSRRNFVISSSCTKFRNVAIQRNAKREFSRCAALKNFSYHARCFHATRAVWEMTDPYKTLGVSKSASASEIKSAYYKLAKQYHPDANPDKAAQDKFVEIKQAYEVLQDPKKKKAFDTYGAGAFKNGEFTGGDFEGFQNGFAGASSFSSGFPGFNFEDLFGFSSRGPQARRNTSFDVFVGEDIEASITIDFMEAVRGAKKDLSYSVSSTCSSCHGSGLQPGSHKSTCFACKGTGQRLHFIPPSFHMQTTCDSCGGTGTTIPPNSACRSCMGSGTVRERKTVSIDIPPGIDDNTVLRVMGAGNDASTAKGGPNAKSRPGDLFATIHVRKHPFFVREGTNVTYNAKIPMTTAALGGTLRVPTLTGNVDLRVSPGTSTGDRITMAGKGIRKVNTSRYGNFYVNFEVTIPKILSPHERSLLEQLADALNDSTARRTQSSPSGTNSSTSTSSTSSKHSTGISTEPTTGEENKQDGSVGGFFKRAFRRLHPDEDQNPKKDESSS
- the hdd1 gene encoding metal-dependent HD domain-containing phosphohydrolase; the encoded protein is MNAAKSLSIVPFLDCLSRLKTTPRTGWLYHGIEKPESIADHMYRMGILTMLCNDPSINKERCLKIAVVHDMAESIVGDITPHENVSKEEKHRMESEAMVSITQQLIPLNLSLQAEEIKELFLEYESASTPEAKFVKDIDKFEMIAQMFEYERKFNGEKDLSQFTWAGKLIQHPLVKGWLNDVLQEREQFWASVRQKKL
- the rix1 gene encoding ribosome biogenesis protein Rix1, with the protein product MSDLLERGSLPLVKSWLAITFANEEDLPFQVPQIADILVHQKCIERLGTSENALSVRKNWCTSLTKMLQSKDFRIRWSAIILIHCTISQSWDCLVEHGATWAKLLIALLNRPETPKTLEIAMITVSKMFSSTVGRPAVTRELVTPNLPTFVNNCLRIAESGKCLCTVCSCLYQGIISHSPTFRPFVSSIRNICIKILDGEEVVPSSLQKKAAVLYASLYRCVGKGNFEDYWKQSIISILKEYHLTLDFLFQFVIEPQTYPTREENLMFPKLKGHYEETYQKALHRCRTLNLILISFLSTKTDKIVLLPINALKDLIQRVYTVQLSLPVKSVESSVQALLFMVLPHLHTLVNELTLKLFVVIPPAIILSFDSYLDSLNDCLLSESTHTGVLCSSLKLLSKFLDVTHMNVPLSKYENIVTLVLEYLANSSKGLASKSIEFSKNRGHSQKKRKTLSESQAGDTLMSSEESHQLYDSDVMDCCFSFLASILTHSIALPRLLRTKIDLCTLQISLSNPTSTVLISMHNLLLASILSPGDSQAVIVPHAIRIISGPLGLVHPDPLVASHARSSMQTIESLIHPRFPPLQKHLSPSEFENTFESRFEPVSLENQSHISPPQVDSQSEYKESSILAPSNPPFETESITDSTEIEGIKESFASTDTGLQNNSTATSENKRSESELTMSNVLSNEGDRNEEGSEINSSQPSTINHGTDHINIVSENKETTVSLLHGDVEVEETTNVALNNSQDTETKFTAIDVDFVDRPTSVVSSQIENINGDENGNTTSSVVETFEKTTDVVDEKTTSINVEGNGEDDEEEDNISLPSINLESDSDS
- the rib2 gene encoding bifunctional CMP deaminase family methyltransferase/riboflavin-specific deaminase, encoding MQIPEKYLSSVDNVEEETQILFALSKQKDADLGMLDSKQEQIALTIGNKPIKVKQSLQSLHQSRGSTGSVLWKTSVKVVPWLLQQSWFMNSLTPKTSILELGSGISGLAGILLSPFVGNYVASDKQLYLKKIRENLDQNNASDVEVHELDWKSTPYPKDWTFDFLDYVLFFDCIYNPHLNAHLVSCLASLAERYPGMQCLFAQELRDQETLVDFLERVRPYFEVDLIKMEEINKTSVASSTNLPPANMSLFIMKPYNHEEYMLKALNEAKKCEPTDSAFCVGAVIVQNGKIVSTGYSRERPGNTHAEECAIEKFMLKNPTDSLEGAIMYSTMEPCSKRLSKKVSCTDLIVKQKFSTVVLGSLEPDIFVKCEGVDLLKKAGIVVIEKLTFQDDCLREAVRGHPPKH
- a CDS encoding uncharacterized protein (Schizosaccharomyces pombe specific protein) — its product is MNRQSIYYFLLKLIFDGQKNKALRYFSVSIPCNALCQYFAKEKPKKSLTLHKLNTS
- the not2 gene encoding CCR4-Not complex subunit Not2 — its product is MSLANRLSHLNITGGNDFKASIGPSVGRQNEATNPWSSTSHSLENSAATVVNELQTTKEQKTPEQSTTANPLFPGNDFSDFNNHKSKLLGVITGKSTPSSQAEKSDTTNSKTGSTEELTETPADENAKQYMLESLLPIIRMEDSEMSTLQLGCDLAALGFDLAPVEEDRLISTNLFSPWAELNTKKPVSQPMFKLPACYKNVNPPPAISKIFQFSDETLFYIFYTMPRDVMQEAAAQELTNRNWRFHKELRVWLTPVPGMKPLQRTPQFERGYYMFFDPIHWKRIKKDFLLMYAALEDRAQSAVHS